From Methylobacterium radiodurans, a single genomic window includes:
- a CDS encoding DUF1007 family protein, whose product MPNAAPALRLPALVALFALAGSQAVAHPHVWVTARAEIDYASGQVTGIRHSWSFDPAYSAFVTQGLDKNGDGKLSPDELADLAAENTKGLAEFGYFTKLKVGGKEQAFADPADPRMAMEGDALTMSFLLPLKAPVTQGRGVVALEVYDPTYFVSFGLAEGADAAKLAGAPAGCAATITRPKAPEAKTVDAAKPGMTEAFFEALTAASNYGLQYAQRVLVACP is encoded by the coding sequence ATGCCGAATGCCGCGCCCGCCCTCCGATTGCCCGCGCTCGTCGCGCTGTTCGCCCTTGCGGGAAGCCAGGCCGTGGCCCACCCGCATGTCTGGGTGACCGCCAGGGCCGAGATCGACTACGCCTCCGGACAGGTCACTGGCATCCGCCACAGCTGGAGCTTCGATCCGGCCTACTCGGCCTTCGTGACCCAGGGGCTCGACAAGAACGGCGACGGCAAGCTGAGCCCGGACGAACTGGCCGACCTCGCGGCCGAGAACACCAAGGGGCTGGCCGAGTTCGGCTACTTCACCAAGCTCAAGGTCGGCGGCAAGGAGCAGGCCTTCGCGGACCCGGCAGACCCCCGCATGGCGATGGAGGGCGATGCCCTCACCATGAGCTTCCTGCTGCCCTTGAAAGCCCCGGTCACCCAGGGTCGCGGCGTGGTCGCGCTGGAAGTCTACGACCCGACCTACTTCGTCTCCTTCGGCCTCGCGGAAGGCGCTGACGCCGCCAAGCTCGCGGGCGCGCCGGCCGGCTGCGCCGCGACGATCACCCGGCCCAAGGCGCCCGAGGCCAAGACCGTGGATGCGGCCAAGCCCGGCATGACCGAAGCCTTCTTCGAGGCGCTGACGGCGGCCTCGAACTATGGCCTGCAATACGCCCAGCGGGTCCTCGTCGCGTGTCCGTAG
- a CDS encoding nickel/cobalt transporter yields the protein MSVGVALSGAPLRGRLALRLALVAGAVLIAGLVVAALSWLVAPTMVAPPPRSPFGIGFREAAPAATGLGGWLLAVQSSFSRSLQAALSAVKAGGGWGPLIGIGFAYGVFHAAGPGHGKAVIAGYIVAGERALRRGCALSFAAALLQAGVAIGIVGVGSLILGATAAGMSQAGTLIETASFAMVALVGLALTWRKAGRLAGSGALGCGPDCAHGVVPPRDGESWRTRAGVVLAAGSRPCAGAVLLLVFALSQGMLGAGMLAVLAMALGTALTTSALASLAVFAKGAALRLAGGRGQAGSITVAGLELLAAAFVLVLGLAMLTGLALGAGGA from the coding sequence GTGTCCGTAGGCGTCGCCCTCTCTGGGGCGCCGCTCCGGGGCCGCCTCGCCCTGCGGCTGGCGCTCGTCGCGGGCGCCGTCCTGATTGCGGGCCTCGTCGTCGCCGCGTTGTCCTGGCTCGTCGCCCCCACCATGGTCGCGCCGCCGCCGCGTTCGCCCTTCGGCATCGGCTTCCGTGAGGCCGCTCCGGCCGCTACCGGGCTCGGCGGCTGGCTGCTCGCCGTGCAGTCGAGCTTCTCCCGCAGCCTCCAGGCCGCGCTCTCGGCCGTTAAGGCCGGGGGCGGCTGGGGGCCGCTCATTGGCATCGGCTTCGCCTACGGGGTCTTCCACGCGGCGGGCCCCGGACACGGCAAGGCGGTCATCGCCGGCTACATCGTAGCGGGCGAGCGGGCGCTGCGGCGCGGCTGCGCGCTGAGCTTCGCGGCGGCCCTGCTCCAGGCGGGCGTCGCGATCGGGATCGTCGGCGTCGGCAGCCTGATCCTTGGCGCCACCGCGGCCGGCATGTCGCAGGCCGGCACCCTGATCGAGACGGCGAGCTTCGCGATGGTCGCCCTCGTCGGGCTGGCCCTGACGTGGCGCAAGGCCGGGCGGCTCGCCGGCTCCGGCGCCCTCGGCTGCGGGCCGGACTGCGCCCACGGTGTCGTGCCGCCCCGCGACGGCGAGAGCTGGCGCACGCGGGCCGGCGTGGTGCTGGCCGCAGGCTCGCGCCCCTGCGCGGGCGCGGTGCTGCTTCTCGTCTTTGCCCTGTCGCAGGGGATGCTCGGGGCCGGCATGCTCGCGGTACTCGCCATGGCGCTCGGCACCGCCCTCACCACGAGCGCGCTCGCGAGCCTCGCGGTCTTTGCCAAGGGCGCGGCGCTTCGCCTCGCGGGCGGGCGCGGGCAGGCCGGCTCGATCACTGTCGCCGGCCTCGAACTCCTGGCCGCCGCCTTCGTGCTGGTGCTCGGCCTCGCGATGCTGACAGGTCTCGCCCTCGGTGCCGGCGGCGCCTGA
- a CDS encoding amino acid ABC transporter ATP-binding protein has translation MIAIDNVSKWYGDFQVLTNCTTSVAKGEVVVVCGPSGSGKSTLIKTVNALEPFQKGQITVAGTKVMDKSTNLPKLRSRVGMVFQHFELFPHLSITDNLTIAQRKVLGRGAEDAKKRGLDLLARVGLSAHAHKFPGQLSGGQQQRVAIARALAMNPVVMLFDEPTSALDPEMVGEVLDVMVELAREGMTMMVVTHEMGFARKVADRVIFMDRGEIVEDANKDDFFGKPRSERAQTFLSKILQH, from the coding sequence ATGATCGCGATCGACAACGTCAGCAAATGGTACGGTGACTTTCAGGTGCTGACGAACTGCACCACCAGCGTCGCCAAGGGCGAGGTGGTCGTGGTTTGCGGTCCCTCGGGCTCGGGCAAGTCCACCCTGATCAAGACCGTGAACGCGCTCGAGCCGTTCCAGAAGGGTCAGATCACGGTGGCGGGCACCAAGGTGATGGACAAGTCCACCAACCTGCCCAAGCTGCGCTCGCGCGTCGGCATGGTGTTCCAGCACTTCGAGCTGTTCCCGCACCTCTCGATCACCGACAACCTGACGATCGCCCAGCGAAAGGTGCTGGGCCGCGGGGCGGAGGACGCGAAGAAGCGCGGCCTCGACCTTCTCGCCCGTGTCGGCCTCTCGGCCCACGCCCACAAGTTCCCGGGCCAGCTCTCGGGCGGCCAGCAGCAGCGCGTTGCCATCGCCCGGGCGCTCGCCATGAACCCGGTGGTGATGCTGTTCGACGAGCCGACCTCGGCCCTTGATCCCGAGATGGTCGGCGAAGTGCTCGACGTGATGGTGGAGCTCGCGCGTGAGGGCATGACCATGATGGTCGTGACCCACGAGATGGGCTTCGCCCGCAAGGTGGCCGACCGGGTGATCTTCATGGATCGCGGCGAGATCGTCGAGGACGCCAACAAGGACGACTTCTTCGGTAAGCCCCGCTCCGAGCGCGCCCAGACCTTCCTGTCGAAGATCCTCCAGCACTGA